Below is a window of Brassica napus cultivar Da-Ae chromosome A5, Da-Ae, whole genome shotgun sequence DNA.
GTTGTTAGATGATTCTCTTTCGCATGCTCTATGTATTTAACTTGTTATATTAATGCTTCGATTCTCAAGTTGATTATCGGCGCGTTGCTAGCCATGAATCCGATGGAAAACGTATACCGTAAGCATcgcttgttgttgttgtgatgAGTTATAATCATCTTGTGATCTATAGATAGTTTTGGTATCAATCAAGGCATTCTTTGGGATCATGTGCTTGGTTGATGTTGTTGCATATTTGAGGTAGAGCTTTTTTTGGTTAGATTTCTCCAGTTTAGGATCTGATTATACTTCCATCTATTTTCCTACAACGATAAAGATTACTGTTTGCGTTGTTTAGTCTACGAAACCACTTTGTGGATTGTTACAATGCTTTTTTTACAGTGATTTTTCAGGGTCTCATCCATGAAGGACATGTTCAACTCCTACATGCTGCTGGAATATCTAGCTTCACTTTGCTCATAACCCATATGAGGGAGAATGATGGAGTGGATGGCTTAGCTTCAGCCACACTGAACATCATAGTTGAAGAAGCATACCGCATTAGGGTAAGACGAACACAActtgttctctcttttttttttttaattaattaattgtttccttTCATTAATTGCATGTCAATATATCAACAACCTTTACTCTCTTTTGTAGGATTTGAGAACCGCTGAAAAGAACCTCCAGACTACTGCCTCCAACATTGGGAAAAAGGATCAAATGCACAGtttgaacaaaaacaagaagGTCTGTCTATATTCATTATTTTTCTGGTTATTTTGTCTTCCATTTGATCTTATATTGGTATCTGTCTTATAGAGAATTCAGGAGCTGACTACCGCTCTCGCCTTGCGTCCAAAAACTGATGCCAACGCTGGTCAGAGAGCGCACTGGAAGAGGGAGAAAGAGGCTTGTGAAACACGTGTAGCTAACATGGAGCAGAACAACTGACCAACCCCCACGTATGCATTTCTAAAAAGACTATACGATGCATCTCTAgacttttaagaaaaattccTTCTATGCAAAATGTTGACAATGTTTTAGCTTTGTGATCGTACGGTTCCAACAAGGTATTTGCATTGTGGGTTGTGGCTTGGAACCATTCCCACTTGTGAATCCATTTACAAGGATTTAGACATGAACCATAAACTGGTTTGACTTTAAAGATATTTGTAGATAGATGGAACGAAAAATTTGACAAGTCCtagaaaaaactcaaaaacaaaacaacatagaAGGAAAGAGAaactcaaaaacaaaacaacatagtGTGACAATCACAAGTCACGTACTTGGTGATTTCCTTTTGCGTGTATAATCTTGTTGGGTTTGAGTTAAACTTGGAGCATAATTCAGAAGAACTGAGCTAGACTCAAAATTATCATGCGTGATGCTTTCCCTTTTGCCTCTTCCAAGCCGATTCACTTGTATGTCTTTATTTTCTTGCACAGTGGATAAGACGTTGTCGGAGTTCAAACACCTTACAACCTTGCTCTGCTTGTCTGCCAGGAAACTCATCCCTTTAGAAAACTGACTACTACTTATCTCATATTCAAAGGTCAAATCTAGGACTAGGAGCTGACTCCATGATCCGGTACTAGTTGTCACACACACTTGTAACTCTTCATTCGTTAAAGATAAGAGACAAAGTTGCTCTTCTCTAACCACAGATAAAGCCAATATACTATACGGAAACGGACGAGGAAGAGATAGACTTTGAAACATCTCTGctgaaaaatcaaaactaagtAAGAAATTGTTATGTGGACTCCATGCTTGAGTAGCAATCCAAAAAGTATTTCCCTTCACTGATATGCCACGACGATATAGTGCTAAAAACCAATCAGTAGCAACCCCAAGAATTCTCCAAGTGTTAGAGGTGAAGTCATAAATCTCGTACTCATTATTAGGTGGTACATCTTTATGACGATCCACCCTCAAGATTTTATATTGGTTGCTGCATGATTTGCTGTCGTAAATGTAACCGAGAGCATAGTAGTCTGATTCTCTG
It encodes the following:
- the LOC125608865 gene encoding putative F-box protein At3g23260, whose protein sequence is MEWRNLPTDLVENILSRIPAITLARFRSTSKQWSAILKSTSFAKMHTAKAPKREDESLNIMLIDSNVFQVRISLGAPYVKVADNPFYLKDPLSNSSQVGVLNVFHCNGLLLCTTKDKRLVVWNPCSGETTWIKPRVIYRESDYYALGYIYDSKSCSNQYKILRVDRHKDVPPNNEYEIYDFTSNTWRILGVATDWFLALYRRGISVKGNTFWIATQAWSPHNNFLLSFDFSAEMFQSLSLPRPFPYSILALSVVREEQLCLLSLTNEELQVCVTTSTGSWSQLLVLDLTFEYEISSSQFSKGMSFLADKQSKVVRCLNSDNVLSTVQENKDIQVNRLGRGKRESITHDNFESSSVLLNYAPSLTQTQQDYTRKRKSPST
- the LOC125608864 gene encoding uncharacterized protein LOC125608864 encodes the protein MAEEQLYQQMYQLGDVLNEATDSLIFQGLIHEGHVQLLHAAGISSFTLLITHMRENDGVDGLASATLNIIVEEAYRIRDLRTAEKNLQTTASNIGKKDQMHSLNKNKKRIQELTTALALRPKTDANAGQRAHWKREKEACETRVANMEQNN